ATATGTGTTCAtgaataatattatcaacagaagaAGCAACATTGAAAActtataccaaaaaaaacccccacatatattaacaataatatAGCTTGGGCCTTTATCATAACTAAGAATTTCAAACTGAGTCTTGCTTGTAACTCAGTATATGACCTTTCACATTTTGACGAGGCATTAAAAATCCGATACTagcatttctaatttttttttttattttgagctCAAACAGTATTAGTTCCTCTAAAAAGGATATACATGCATGTCGATATAgataaacaaatagtttacaATTATGGAAATTGCAAAGAAAATATTGCTCACTGTAAACTTATAAATACCGGTAAATCCAGTAATTTACAAGCTTACCTTTTTAATCAACATTTAAGTGACACTTCAACTTGTAATAATTGTGGTCACACACTTGAAGACAATCTTCATTTTTTCCTTGCTTGTCCAGCTTACATTGATCACAGAACATTCCCTATTACCagtattcaaaataatataaaccTAAACAATCACAATCATAAGCAAGTATTACATGTTTTACTTTTCGGCGATAGACAACTTCCCTATAAAACCAACTGCTCAATTTTTCAAGcagttcattaaaaaaaaagattctaaattgtaccTGCTATTAATAATCTTGTGTATAATATCATCTTAAACTTTACttcagtatatatatacatgcactcaatatctttttcctcttatttttatcatatactTTATATAAGCTATTCACTATCATtacaatttttcttattttcaattgtttatatgaccccaatttttgtcatttttttcttccattctttttttttttgttctttgttttgatttgttttgttttggggttttttggttgttctttattttttttctctgttctTAATCCTACATGAATTCCAACTTCTTAAATGCTacattttcatattatattatgaACTTATTATATCCTGCAACTTTTATTCTTATATAATTCAAATGTAACTGGAATATCAGTTGTAACTTTGATCCTTGGGTAGAGGACTAAAATAGGCATAGCCTGATTTCCAATCctattatgtatttatttgcataataaaataattgttaaataaaataaaacaaataggtATATAACTCTGGTTATAGCACTAGTAATTTAGTAACTTTTAATTTgcttaataaaacatatatattaagtgaaacaagtaaaataaatacattgtaaaaattagaGTATCAACGTGCATATTAAATGActgtaaaaatttctttttatccaAAAATGTACGTAAGTCAAATATTAACTAAATATACttgaacttaaaaaataatttttcgtGGAATGCACGTTTACATATTATTACTAAATATATTACTTTTGgcgattttgttcaaaaatgattttaaaacaacgccccttttttttttaaaattaaaattgttcaaTGATACATTTGACTATGAAATAATATCtggattattttcaaattcaaacaaatacaCAACAAGCATAACATTGAGTGtcctttgtacatgtacatcatttgaAAGATTTGGTATATATATTCTCTGtcattttaaccaaaaaaaaaccaaattaacaaaacagcagaaaaattaaaattaaaacacaaaaaaacccaactaaaacaaataattaaaaaataaatgtagtatTAATCTTGATACCTGCAAAACTGGAGTATTCATTAAAAAAGGTTTCACTTATAATGATCGAacaaatattacaatttaaatAATCTCGCTATTAAGACAAAGGTATATGAATATATTTGTCCTAAACTCCGACAAAAATCAATGTCTTACCGgaagtaaaggttttttttaaatttcacttaTCTAGTATCAATGCACGTGagtataattaaatatataacattcGCGGGAATAGAAGCATAGTTGGTTTTAGTTCATCcacacagaaaataaaacacaataagGATGCACCAGATAACTGGAAGTTGAGTACGTCGCGGATCAGCACCATTACTTTGAATACCCTCTTTGCCTTCTTCACCTACCACAGTGTAGGTATTTGGCTTCGcacaatatacattgttttcggAGGCATATCCTTGAAAAACTTTGAAGGTACCCCCTGCATAATGAGTTGTTTCCATGGAAACGTTTCCGAAATAGCTAccgtttaaatatttttcatggaCCTCGATGAGAAGTAGGTATTTTTGGTTCTGTTGTGAAATTTGTATCCGTGCatcgaaataaaatatatcgtaTCTATGTCCCAGCAGCCATATGCCATCATCGTGCCCTAACGAAAAGTTCCCAGCTTCCGTTGCTTTGCCGCCTTTCTCAAATTTAAAGACAAGAAAATTAAACCATGGGTACATTTCAGAGAGTTTTCCATGAATAGCGCCAAGGGTGAGTGACGAGTGTGTTGCAAGTTGATTATTCATATGGTTGTGAAAAGTGTTGCAAGATTTGGGTGCGCAGCCATTGTACTCGCTTTCCATGTAATTAAGGACATCATTCATTATCGTTTTGCATTCATCGTCATAAAGATTCGTTCTGCTTTCATGCGTAAGTGCTTCTGTGGTTCTCACCACACTGCATCCAACAGCCAAGTTGGAaaatacatatttgaaaacGCCATTAATGACCGCCCCATCACAAACGCCGTTTTCTTTATAAAGATCTAACAATGGTGGAGTGTTCAGAATCGATTTGCCTGATAGGTATTTACCCAGTGTGCGTACGTTCTCTATGATATCATGGCACTTTTCTAAGTTTTTTCTCGTTGCATTGGATTTGTTAGCAAGATAGTTGTAATAATCTTTTTCGCAGCTCTCAATTTTGTCAATACTATCTGTTAGGACTGTTTTATAAGAAGTTTCCTTCATCATCTGAAGCAATCTACCGTTGCTCGAATTCATCGCTCTTTTTAAGGTTGACATTTCTTGGGTAAGATGCTCCAGCTGTTTTTCCTCTGTAGAAGTTGTAAACATATCAATGACCTCCCTGACCAACTTCACGACCGATACCACCCCTCCCAGAATATTAGAAAATATTGATGCATTGGACAAGAGCGGAAGACAACTCAACATACAAATCAATAGTAAGATAGATTTGTGCATCTTGATGATGTTTCTTCGTTTGCTTCAAAATACGTGTCCTAAAAGTCTCCACCTATAATAAAAGTCAAATGATACCACtgttgtgttatatatatatatatatatatatatatatatatatatatatatatatatatatatatatatatatatatatatatatatatatatacatttctctgtatagttttatatacgctttgaaatgaaatatataggcctacctttgttttcccttggaatGAAATgtcatagcacgtgattgcctcatatatctctatatttgttcggtgagaaataatttaggcaatatggccgtcattggccgacgcttcgcttactcatttggacatttcatagtatttaatacataaactgcatgctgtaagttcttaaagtatttggagtaattgccctttaaaattctttaaaattagagtagttgcccttagaatattgacgtcacattgttttgtctggagcagaataaaatggcagcgtcgaaatttgctcaaatctctgcagagaaaAGGGAGAaagcatttaaaattgaatagcaacaaaatattgtaagtaaacatgggtgaagcaaagttTTTAAAGGGTATTTGAAAGGTgggattgaaaattttgaagagtttaaatgagtttaattgaacgagatgttaggcatcttaAACATGTATAgatgctaagtgcgttgctaacgctgagggtaatagaaaaaattattaactgcgtctaaaccaatcagatttcagtatttaacatgaaagtataacaataaaaaatgttacatgcgcgaaaattatgcgcgtacggttcgctgtagaattcacgttattcctatatacatgtagaagcagtaaaatgttcttaaaaattaagacattcagtataacaaaataaacagtgCCTGtatgggaggataacagttgaaattgacacccctcgaaaaccattgtcaacctccgcttcgcgtcggttgacaatggttttctcggggtttAATGGAAAAGGCATCGAAAAATCCCCTACTCCTTCCGGATAAGACATTTTGCATCTTTGCGGTTTTAACAAGTGCATGTGAGTTTTACTTTTTTCCCTATTTGCTTTGGGTTATTGGGGTGGGGGTGTATACAATTGGTTATATAATAAGTATGACAAATGCAAGctagttaaatttgtaaataatgcacactGTTGTAAAACTGCTATAACAACGCTTTTGTATTGCAAGTCGACAacttcgaaattaaaaaaaaaatcccttgatatacgtacattttaaatatgatgaaacaaaactatcatGAATTCAAGTAATTAAAGATCCATTCAATTATAtgagtacaaataaacaatgcatatgAATATGCACGAAGATCATTGATAGAACATGTGCCCCATACCTATTTTAATAGAATTACGATCGATGTTAAATATGAACGCAATTGATCACTTCATCCTAGAATTAATAagattaatgaatttgatttccaaaaattcaaggtgtgcatgtaaaattttataatatttgataaccTTGACAAACGCTTGTCAACAGATCTAAAATTGATGCACACTCTGCAcgcttctaaaacatatttataagtaatattttaacaaacaaaaattgattgtatctaaatatatgcgagttcataaacattccaaaatacatgtagctttcatacggttttgtaaagatactaggagtaaaaaaatgaaaatgagaatgCATACGTGTTGTAAAGTtttcagtaatacatgtataggtaaagaacaaacaaccacacacaaggacaaattacaaatgtaaacgttttgagttgctcctattcataattttgaaatcagtttcgtATCACTGgttcgctggggggggggggggggggggggggggcggggggtagactaaactatacttccaaaatataaaaattcttccccaccaaaatttttttccctccaaattatgaaattcctaatccgtggggtggggtgggggggggtagAGGTTACTTCAATTttactcctcatttccttattttcatatcaattttttacttccttccaaaaaagtgggggggggggggggggccaactccattataattcattttcttatatgtaaattttaaaaaaaaatttgctgcgAAAAAatttgctgccccccccccccccccccccccgatgctacgtgtctgCACTTTAGGTAAATTTCATTACGATTagtaatgtatattacatacGTTTAATGAGGTGAgcccattatttatcaaattgatttaatcttaatttatttagaaatagaaacaaaaggtattttCTAAAGttatatgtacaaatatttaaataaatgtgaatgttttctttaataacacataaaacaaaccaaaaaataaaattctccgTACATTTTGCCTTAGAAACAAAACACTCGCCATTTTTGTGCACAGACTAAGGACTTACGCCTTCCCATTAGCAGGCGTAGATTTAAACCCGAATTTAGTCCCGACTAAGTTTCcgcctttttgtgaaacgcaacttagtctggttttgaggtttagtccttgatttagtccggactaagcttacgcctagacgtaggcctttttgagaaacgggcccctgatGTTTATAgagaaatatatagagacatTTCCAGTATagatgaaaatacatgtacaaaattttcttttgtagATATAAATGTCCAACGTTAAAACAATTGGGATCCATACAAACCAAGTATCCCCCACCCCCTTTAACTTTACGAATTCTAGGTTTTTTGAAAACATATATCACTTATTTTAATCTCAATCCCTGTCAGAACGAAAAAAAGAGCATTTTGTCAACATGTTATACGTGACCGACTTTGTCCATTTAAGACAAACATAAACAtagaaaaatgtataattttcttCCTTTTGGTTCATCATTGGAATTAATATGtgtaaatatgaataatttttaacCAATTGTGGTGGTATTCTGAAAGCGATTAAATTAACTTATCAAATTTAAGATCGAAGCAGCCAGAGATTTAAGACAAGGTTACCTTTTATGTATTCTCCTTTGAGAAGCGGAttggcatagcctacatccggCAAAgtctgtccacttctcaaaagagaatacctTTTATGGAAATAAATACCTGGATTAGCTGAAAACCGATATGGTTCAAATTTTCCTCAGCTAGTCTTCTGACAAAATATGGACAGTCTtagagaaaaaatgaaaactaattTCTTCGAAAGAAGTAAAATGAAACTAGGGTTTTAAATCCCAGTTAATGTAGCTTTATTGATTAGCATAAgaggaatgagagtaccaatgCACCGGATGTTGACATCAGAGAAGTGTTAATACAAGATTGAGCCGCGCAGAAAAAGGTATGGCTAAGGTGATTGGCTGAATTAATTGctgaaataatgattatttcaaagtaaatttatcactgtttaaaatgaatgatgGATTGAAGAAGTACTGCAAAAAGTGAAGAAATAAGAGGGGTTGAAATAGGGGGTGGGTGTCAATTTTGGGACTTGGATTTATTTGCTGCGGAttgctgtaagttgtaaacaagctcaattttgacctataaacgccatgggaccctatgtatttctattgaTTTTGTGTTAGTGCTTGGAATGATCTTTCAAATGTGACCAAGGATATGTCTGTAAGTATAATAGCAAACTAGCCAGGTGGGTTTAGGTTAACATTGAGCCCTATGGGAAATGAATTGGTACTcttttccctatagagaccctattttttaaatgttttgttgcttaaaaattgaaaaaggttaattatttcataatgaaaagagcagatataacattttaaaacactaGAAGTAAAATTAATACTGTAAGTGTAAATTTGATGGTGGGAGTGGctgtcattttcaaaataaggggggggggggggtactgaATGAGTGTAAAGGGTAATATAAGGGTGACCAGGCAAGAAAAGCAAAAACATGTGGGGTTTTATGGTAAATTGGATAAAATAATTGTTGATCACCTGTGTTGCACTCCACTATTTCAGTTCTTTGcttgtatatttaatttaattgtacAAGATTTTTGAGATAAATCTTGACTGACCAGCTGTTCAATATAGAATCTTGACCAAACTTAGGTTTAACTCAGACTTTTTTCTGATATTCTGTTATTTTTGTGTGCTCCATATTACCATTGACTTCTCAGAAgtgtctaaagtctttttaaatAGATTAAATGATGCTAGCCAATGCCAATTTAATTCGTCTGAGTTATTTTTCAGCAGACCATTTATTGTACATGGATTGCGCAGCTTGATCGAAAGAGTGATTCggatcaaatactgcctcccatACTTTTCAGCCATCCTTGCAGAGGAGTTCCGCAGTCTTCTTTCAAGCCTGAAGTGGTCTCGTGCAATGAGGTTGATGTAAAAGAAGGTTTGCGTCACACACCCTGAGACTACATCCACTGTCAACAGTGTCAGCATCTGGTAGGTTGccatgtttcattattttttatcccCAGTTCAATGATTTGGAGTTTTTGGGCTAGAAGGAATACAGTTTAGAGTTTGGGAATATGTCTAGTCTGGAATGTAGAAtgagtgccccccccccccccctcccccaggGTTGGGAAAGGGAATGTTTAATTTACATGATCATTACACATGAAACAGAATGGGGACCACTTTCTAGTCTTGGAGTGACACCTGGGACTCATGTCAACTGAATATGGAATATACTTTATTTGCATGATAATATTTTATGAGTGGGGACTTTTTGTGAAGTTTTAATGGTTCAAATGCTTGAAAATGTCAACTTGTAGAGAACAAGACagcagtttttagagttacttccctttggCTTACTGGTCAGTGTTGCAAAATTTCAACATaatgcaatttcttttatttagacTAGCTGCatctgattttaaatttttttccttgAATGTTATTCtgactgcataaatcacatgtggtaatacatgtaattacatgtaatttcatgtaATTGTGCTTTTTATGTACCCCACCCCtgaataatcatttaattttgtatttatgtgtgtaatattgatatatatgtatatttgtaagacatgtatgataaaaattgATGTATAAACATTGgtttgtgcaatgaataacttGTAACACTGATTTTCTCTCATTCGTGCACTTAGgaggattttcatttttttgcctCCTCTGTCTTTGGAGATGGTGGCACCAGGGCAGCGGAGTCATTTTGTCCCTTTATAACGCTGATAGAGAGTCCGTATCCATCAGATCCATCATGACAgatatttttcttcatgatGCAGGTAAAATTATTAGTATACTAGTCTCTGTCTCTTTACTGTGAGACATATTTGTGGTATCAAACCAGAACAATTACCCTTctagattttttaacattgtcaAAAAATTCTCTTTTTCTAGGTGTAAATtccaaaaattttacaatttatcagTTCTGTTTATTACTACAATGACTGAGCTGTAATATAATGTCAAAAATATGTACCTCTCCTTTTTCAAAATTACTGTAATACAAAATGACagggggcacctgctagttctCTAAGCTACATTagactgggggggggggggggtggtgatattgttcACACCTGCTAAATCAACAGGAAAGGCCAGATTAGGATTATTTGGCTTATCAGAGTcaataatgattaaattttcaTGATATGAATGTTTTTTACTTATAAGTCAATATTTAGCCTGTTTAATTTGCATAATTCACCAGGTTTTCATCTAATTTAAGAGGTTTTCTCAAATTCTGGGTAGAATCCacccttatttaaaaaaatgatcaaatttgttcatgatacccttaaatacatttaaacaaacACATTCATTCCGTTtttccatgtattttatttgttaaagtcATTAAAAAGCAGTCAATTCATCTTGAGTCTCACTGTGAGCCCACTCTCATTACAGCATTTGCCGAGGGAGAGAGCCTGATACTCAGATGAGCACAgcataaatataaatcaaaatccaGGACTCAAGTTTCATACACAATTAGAGGTATGTATAAGGTTcatgaaaaacacaaatttGCCTAATTCTGAGGTGAGTAAAATTATGagtataggaatgagagtaccaatgCACCGGATGTTGACATCAGAGAAGTGTTAATACAAGATTGAGCCGCGCAGAAAAAGGTATGGCTAAGGTGATTGGCTGAATTAATTGctgaaataatgattatttcaaagtaaatttatcactgtttaaaatgaatgatgGATTGAAGAAGTACTGCAAAAAGTGAAGAAATAAGAGGGGTTGAAATAGGGGGTGGGTGTCAATTTTGGGACTTGGATTTATTTGCTGCGGAttgctgtaagttgtaaacaagctcaattttgacctataaacgccatgggaccctatgtatttctattgaTTTTGTGTTAGTGCTTGGAATGATCTTTCAAATGTGACCAAGGATATGTCTGTAAGTATAATAGCAAACTAGCCAGGTGGGTTTAGGTTAACATTGAGCCCTATGGGAAATGAATTGGTACTCTTTTCCCAAGAATACAAATAGTATATATGGTGTCCCGGTAGGGTTATTTTCAAAACTTCATAACGTATAAGGAAAACAGCCAGAGTtcatgaattaaattcaaatctgccatacatgtataccaaacGACCAGACTGCTACTAATTGCAGTCATTAAGCCTGCAGAAAAGtaatataatcaaagtactgatagtactctaacagaaaattatatttcactCTATCATCGGCAATCGCTCAgtactttaattaatattaagattttttttaattacccatGATTAAATTATATGTTCATTGACAACTTCGGAGGCAGTAAAGCTAgcttgaataattaaaatgtgcTTGTGTTTAAAggtatatattttcatctaccgagtatgattccctctaaatggctctatagaaactaacatgactgaaatctacacaccCCGTTTATCAATTAGTCGAAACCTACAGTGACTGAAACTGATaggaaactgacaggactgaaatctacacgccccgtttatcgatttgTCGAAACATACGGCGACCCACTTAAAGCCTATTCGGCTTCAACCTTAATCCATCTTTCTACATGGTCTCCGATGAAGATCCCTCTTTGTTCCTATCCTTgccattctctctctctctctctctctctctctctctctctctctctctctctctctctctctctccctgcATAACGGTATACTTTTCTTCATCGTCATCGCTATTGTTGTGCTTAGTGACCCATTTAAGGCGGGgttgttaacattttttgtattttcttacGGCAAGTAAAAAAGTATGTAATGTATTTTACTGATGTAATTCactaaaaatacacaatatatactagtacctttaaaaagaaattaatctaGAAATCAAATGAATACTGATATTTGTCTATACGTCTTTACAGGTCATTGGTTTTGAAAACATATCgtataattaagcattgattgattgcttatttttggatgtcgtcggtcctataacacaccaaggtagtgcagacaaattgaataccacgCGTTAGCACGCATAGTGTATTCACaggaaattgaacgtcgcagatttccaatgcaaagaTAAGGGGAAAtttacactgaatgtaaatattgtaaaatgaatatatataatgataaataagatatgataaattaattcaaaagGCGCATGCGGTACTACTCGTAGGTTTTccaacaatatttaattttaattaaatattcataaatcaaGCCTATattagttttgatatttttagctTTTACATTAAGGTGTTTTTTCTTGAGATATCTTATTAAATGTAAGCAGATTACTTATGACATCGATCTGGCGAGGTTGTCGTATGTTTTCGTaccttttaacaaaatatatctagtagatagatagatagatagatagatagatagatagatagatagatagatagatagatagatagataggtagatagatagatagatagatagatagatagatagatagatcaGCAATTTAGGTAGATACTGATAAAGTTGAATATTTCTGAATACAGTTTCTCCCGGCTAAGtgtttcattttcttatatAATGGAAGATAATGAAATCTTAGATAATGACTTCTGATTGGTAATCCTTGTGAATGATGGAAGTCGTGGAAATTGGCTTCGTGTCACTGGCGAGGTCAGACATTGGATGTACTGCATTACCGGCACTTGATAACGCTTTTTCTTTTTCGCCTATCGATCCACACCAAGCATTGAAGAAGTTAAAAAGAGGTCCAGACGTAGCTATGCGCAGATATTAATTATGATGCTCATTCACTTTGCGAAATAGAATTACAAAAAACGGGGCCTTTGGAAAACCAGGCACATTTCCACCAATTACCAAATGTGTAGAAATTGTGATTCGCATTCTAACGTTGCAAATCGATTGTACGGATTGAGCATTAACGAGTAAGGAATAAACTAGAATACATCCAGTAAAAACgcactggattttttttttgaaaattacgttgtttCTCGTGAACAGCATCTGAGAGTTAAGTGCTTTTTATTTCGGTAGCGTCGATTCTAGTCCACCTTAGGGAATACATCAGCATGCATTTTCCTCGCATAGAAATGTATGTGAGCGGTCGATTACTTGTACAGAGTCGGAACAGGGGAGCGAGGACATCGTCTAAGCGCGCGACTCCTTTTTTCTCACATCGTCTTAGCCATTTGGCGATTGTAGGAGGACCAAATGTGTCTGCTTGACATTTGTTAGGTATTAAAGGGAAGTAAAAACAAGTCTCCGGAGACCTCAACTCAGGGAATGCTGCTGAAACAAACACGGGATTCGGTGGCTGTGATTTCAGCATACGAGACGCCCCCAAGCCGATGAGGTGGAATATCGGCATTTCCCCCTCTTTGTTATCGAATTAACAATTTTGGAGCGAGGCAGTCCTGTAGATGCTTGTTTTTTTACATTGTAGACTACAGCTCCGACCTGT
This is a stretch of genomic DNA from Crassostrea angulata isolate pt1a10 chromosome 4, ASM2561291v2, whole genome shotgun sequence. It encodes these proteins:
- the LOC128181371 gene encoding uncharacterized protein LOC128181371; this translates as MHKSILLLICMLSCLPLLSNASIFSNILGGVVSVVKLVREVIDMFTTSTEEKQLEHLTQEMSTLKRAMNSSNGRLLQMMKETSYKTVLTDSIDKIESCEKDYYNYLANKSNATRKNLEKCHDIIENVRTLGKYLSGKSILNTPPLLDLYKENGVCDGAVINGVFKYVFSNLAVGCSVVRTTEALTHESRTNLYDDECKTIMNDVLNYMESEYNGCAPKSCNTFHNHMNNQLATHSSLTLGAIHGKLSEMYPWFNFLVFKFEKGGKATEAGNFSLGHDDGIWLLGHRYDIFYFDARIQISQQNQKYLLLIEVHEKYLNGSYFGNVSMETTHYAGGTFKVFQGYASENNVYCAKPNTYTVVGEEGKEGIQSNGADPRRTQLPVIWCILIVFYFLCG